From Euwallacea similis isolate ESF13 chromosome 11, ESF131.1, whole genome shotgun sequence, the proteins below share one genomic window:
- the Arv1 gene encoding protein ARV1, protein MDTNQRSPQKNFCCTNCRKTTSNLYRKYNATVLKLTECEKCKAVADKYVEYDIVIILIDLILLNTKAYRHILLNTDFKNFWKLLVIIILTESYCNWSLKSRQDGTLCCKENNTEPSLHEFDMNLEDLRFYVICLNSVFSYFFFVFLIYALTVVFNKYFSTTKLKEVTFVTVVKTMTLSSTGIFLQLPSIIWDISLYNYHLHFITLYTSLSQLLAYRAIFDSPKIWCLFVIFSSHLLRFTVIENIGAVWESIFVMI, encoded by the exons ATGGATACAAACCAGAGGAGCCCCCAAAAGAATTTCTGTTGTACTAACTGTAGGAAAACAACCAGtaatttatatagaaaatacAACGCTACAGTGCTCAAATTAACAGAATGT GAAAAATGCAAGGCAGTTGCAGATAAATATGTAGAATATGACATAGTTATAATACTTATCGACCTTATACTGCTGAACACCAAAGCCTATAGACACATCCTATTAAATACAGACTTCAAAAACTTCTGGAAGTTACTAGTAATTATAATACTAACTGAATCATATTGCAACTGGTCACTGAAAAGCAGACAGGATGGAACTTTGTGCTGTAAAGAAAATAACACTGAGCCCAGTTTGCATGAGTTCGATATGAACCTTGAAGATCTAAGGTTTTATGTAATTTGCCTTAATTCTGTTTTCA gttattttttctttgtgtttTTGATATATGCACTGACAGTGGTGTTCAACAAATACTTTTCCACaactaaattaaaagaagTCACATTTGTGACAGTAGTGAAGACCATGACTCTTTCTTCCAcaggaatatttttacaattgcCCTCAATTATATGGGACATATCTTTATATAATTATCATCTACATTTTATAACTTTATATACGTCTTTGTCTCAGTTATTGGCTTATAGAG cTATATTTGACAGCCCCAAAATTTGGTgcttatttgttattttttcatccCATTTACTGAGGTTTACAGTTATTGAAAACATAGGAGCAGTGTGGGAGTCTATTTTTGTTATGATATAG
- the LOC136412279 gene encoding probable proline--tRNA ligase, mitochondrial, translated as MNRFSKIFQPITAVLKGSNLTNKEFMSKSQRLMLEMGIIHQALPGCFHILPLGLKSLNKITNIVDEEMGNIGCQKIILPTLIKAELWEKSGRAREMGPELITLNDRHNQKNILGPTHEEVIANLISTLPPLTYKKFPLLLYQITSKFRDEMKPRFGLIRAREFLMKDLYSFDLNEKSALETYHNVCDRYEKIFKRIGINFVKVLGSSEAMGGNLSHEYHFPATIGDDKIVICHKCKHATNIELSEHNNCIKCGESKEVTMQNAIEVGHTFFLGDKYSKPLNANYLDEHAKPQVLQMGSYGIGITRILAASLECLSLEQELRWPDSIAPYNLVIIPPKKGSKEDSLLQNLGETLYTNLESLLPSFKNNIILDDRTSFTIGRRILDCRRMGIRYIIILNRYSSESSPIYEFIDIIEDRKLYLSESDIVSYIVNTKLKENSASV; from the exons atgaatcgcttttcaaagatatttcagCCCATAACAGCAGTATTAAAGGGGTCTAATTTGACCAATAAAGAATTTATGTCTAAAAGTCAAAGG TTAATGTTAGAAATGGGAATAATCCATCAAGCTCTTCCTGGATGTTTTCATATCCTGCCGTTGGGTTTAAAATCACTtaacaaaataacaaacataGTAGATGAAGAAATGGGAAATATTGGGtgccaaaaaataattttacccACTTTAATCAAAGCTGAGCTCTGGGAAAAAAGTG GTAGGGCTAGAGAAATGGGACCAGAACTCATCACCTTAAATGACCGACACAAtcagaaaaacattttaggCCCT ACACATGAAGAGGTAATTGCCAACTTAATATCAACATTACCACCTTTAACTTACaagaaatttccattattattatatcaaattacttcaaaatttcgaGATGAAATGAAGCCTAGATTTGGCTTAATTAGAGCAAGAGAATTCCTCATGAAAGACTTGTATTCATTTGACTTGAATGAGAAATCTGCTTTGGAGACATATCACAATGTATGTGatagatatgaaaaaatatttaaaagaatagGGATCAATTTCGTAAAAG TGCTTGGAAGCTCTGAGGCAATGGGTGGTAACTTGTCACATGAATATCACTTCCCTGCAACTATTGGTGATGACAAAATTGTAATTTGCCACAAATGCAAGCATGCTACTAATATAGAACTAAGTGAACATAATAATTGTATAAAATGTGGGGAAAGTAAAGAAGTTACAATGCAAAACGCCATTGAA GTAGGGCACACTTTTTTCCTTGGGGACAAATATTCTAAACCATTAAATGCAAACTATCTAGATGAACATGCAAAACCTCAGGTCTTGCAAATGGGCAGTTATGGAATAGGGATTACCAGGATTTTAGCTGCCTCTTTAGAGTGTTTAAGCCTTGAACAGGAGCTTAGATGGCCTGACAGTATTGCCCCTTATAATCTAGTTATCATTCCCCCAAAG AAGGGAAGTAAAGAGGACTCTTTGCTTCAAAATTTGGGCGAAACTCTGTATACAAATTTGGAGTCATTGTTACCaagtttcaaaaacaatattattttagatGACAGAACTAGTTTTACTATTGGTAGGAGGATATTGGACTGTAGGCGAATGGGAATAagatatattataatattaaataggTACTCAAGTGAGTCGTCACctatttatgaatttattgaCATTATTGAGGACaggaaattatatttaagTGAGAGTGATATTGTTTCTTACATAGTAAATActaaattgaaagaaaattcagcttctgtttaa
- the LOC136412281 gene encoding V-type proton ATPase subunit e 2-like, with amino-acid sequence MGIAILPFIVFTVLWGGVGILLPIFVPKGPNKGIIQVILILTGVCCWLFWLCCYVAQMNPLIGPKLDKHTIMVMAKAWGNELNI; translated from the exons ATGGGTATAGCAATTCTACCTTTCATCGTCTTCACAGTTCTATGGGGCGGAGTTGGTATTCTTTTGCCTATTTTTGTCCCTAAAGGCCCAAATAAAGG GATCATTCAAGTGATTCTCATATTAACGGGGGTGTGCTGCTGGTTGTT ctGGTTGTGTTGCTATGTAGCACAAATGAATCCTTTGATAGGACCGAAACTGGACAAGCACACAATTATGGTCATGGCAAAGGCATGG gGCAATGAATTAAACATATAG